The following are encoded together in the Bradyrhizobium algeriense genome:
- a CDS encoding class II aldolase/adducin family protein: protein MSPAEARLKQVPSGMTDAEWNQRVNLAACYRLVALYGWDDLVDTHISARVPGPDHHFLINPYGLMFEEITASSLVKVDLHGNQLSESEYSINPAGFTIHSAIHEVREDAGCVLHLHTPDGTAVASCMEGLLPMNQTAQFVTHDLAYHDYEGVALDHDERPRLQKDLGSKNHMLLRNHGTLTVGRSVASAFERMYHLERACTMQVRTRMLGPTAYPIEQAVIDKNKQLFGNADFAERRSTNLVWPPLLRKLDRTDPSYKT from the coding sequence ATGTCGCCAGCCGAAGCTCGCCTGAAGCAGGTTCCGTCCGGCATGACGGACGCCGAGTGGAACCAGCGCGTCAATCTCGCCGCCTGCTATCGCCTCGTTGCGCTGTATGGCTGGGACGACCTGGTCGACACCCACATCTCGGCGCGTGTGCCGGGTCCCGACCATCACTTCCTGATCAACCCCTACGGATTGATGTTCGAGGAAATCACGGCGTCGAGCCTGGTCAAGGTCGATCTCCACGGCAACCAGCTCAGCGAAAGCGAATACAGCATCAACCCGGCGGGCTTCACCATCCATTCGGCGATCCACGAGGTGCGCGAGGACGCCGGCTGCGTACTTCATTTGCACACGCCCGACGGAACGGCGGTCGCGAGTTGCATGGAGGGCTTGCTGCCGATGAACCAGACCGCGCAATTCGTCACCCACGACCTCGCCTATCATGACTATGAAGGCGTGGCGCTGGACCACGACGAGCGCCCGCGGCTGCAGAAGGACCTCGGCAGCAAGAACCACATGCTGTTGCGCAATCACGGCACGCTGACGGTCGGCCGCTCGGTCGCCTCCGCCTTCGAGCGCATGTACCATCTGGAGCGGGCCTGCACGATGCAGGTGCGCACCCGCATGCTGGGGCCGACCGCCTACCCGATCGAACAGGCCGTGATCGACAAGAACAAACAACTGTTTGGCAATGCCGATTTCGCGGAACGGCGCTCGACCAATCTGGTGTGGCCGCCGCTGTTGCGGAAACTGGATCGCACCGATCCCAGCTACAAGACCTGA
- a CDS encoding M20/M25/M40 family metallo-hydrolase — translation MSNAKIQPVLDHIDADFDNSLERLFALLRIKSISADPAFAGDCKVAADHLAKDIATLGFKAEVRPTAGHPAIVAKANGSTDGRPHVLFYGHYDVQPVDPLNLWHRPPFEPVVTDHADGRKIIVARGAEDDKGQLMTFVEACRAWKKVTGSLPVDITILIEGEEEVGSKNFVPFMESIKDELKADFAMVCDTGMWDPNTPAITTSLRGLMYDEVSIKAANRDLHSGVFGGGARNPIRVLTSILGGLFDDNGRITIPGFYDGVKDLPPDILAQWKNLNLTPESFLKPIGLSIPAGEKDRLLIEQVSSRPTCDINGIIGGYTGEGSKTVIPAEASAKISFRLVEGQDPQKIKKAFRDYVTARLPGDCKAVFTEHSSGAAIALDWNMKPLAAAKRALTEEWGREALLVGSGASIPIVADFKRTLGLDSLLIGFGLDDDNIHSPNEKYDLKSFHKGIRSWARILGALAEAK, via the coding sequence ATGTCCAACGCAAAGATCCAGCCGGTCCTCGATCATATCGACGCCGACTTCGACAACAGCCTCGAGCGGTTGTTTGCGCTGCTGCGGATCAAGTCGATCTCGGCCGACCCGGCCTTCGCCGGTGATTGCAAAGTGGCCGCTGATCATCTTGCGAAAGATATCGCGACGCTCGGCTTCAAGGCTGAGGTGAGGCCGACGGCGGGGCATCCCGCGATCGTCGCCAAGGCGAACGGTAGCACCGATGGCCGTCCGCATGTTCTGTTCTATGGGCACTACGATGTGCAGCCGGTGGATCCTTTGAACCTCTGGCACCGCCCGCCGTTCGAGCCTGTGGTCACTGACCACGCTGATGGCCGCAAGATCATCGTTGCACGCGGGGCGGAGGACGACAAAGGACAGCTGATGACCTTCGTCGAGGCCTGCCGCGCCTGGAAGAAGGTGACGGGATCGCTGCCAGTCGACATCACGATCCTGATCGAAGGCGAAGAAGAAGTTGGCTCGAAGAATTTCGTGCCGTTTATGGAGTCGATCAAGGATGAGTTGAAGGCCGACTTCGCCATGGTCTGCGACACCGGCATGTGGGACCCCAACACGCCCGCCATCACAACCTCGCTGCGCGGCTTGATGTATGACGAGGTCTCCATCAAGGCCGCCAACCGCGACCTGCATTCCGGTGTGTTCGGCGGCGGCGCGCGCAACCCGATCCGCGTGCTGACCAGCATCCTCGGCGGCCTGTTTGACGACAACGGCCGCATCACCATTCCCGGCTTCTACGACGGCGTGAAGGATCTGCCGCCGGACATCCTGGCGCAGTGGAAGAACCTCAACCTCACGCCTGAGTCGTTCCTAAAGCCAATCGGCCTCTCGATCCCCGCCGGCGAAAAGGATCGCCTGCTGATCGAGCAAGTATCCTCGCGTCCGACCTGCGACATCAACGGCATCATCGGCGGCTATACCGGCGAGGGCTCGAAAACCGTGATCCCGGCGGAAGCTTCCGCAAAGATCTCCTTCCGTCTGGTCGAAGGCCAGGACCCGCAGAAGATCAAGAAGGCGTTCCGCGACTATGTCACCGCGCGGCTTCCGGGCGATTGCAAGGCCGTCTTCACCGAGCACTCCAGTGGGGCGGCCATCGCGCTCGACTGGAACATGAAGCCGCTGGCGGCTGCCAAGCGCGCGCTGACCGAGGAATGGGGCAGGGAGGCGCTGCTGGTCGGCTCCGGCGCCTCGATCCCGATCGTCGCCGATTTCAAGCGCACGCTCGGCCTCGACAGCCTGCTGATCGGCTTCGGTCTCGACGACGACAACATCCATTCGCCGAACGAGAAGTACGACCTCAAGAGCTTCCACAAGGGCATCCGCTCCTGGGCGCGGATTTTGGGAGCGTTGGCGGAAGCGAAGTAG
- a CDS encoding DUF4332 domain-containing protein: protein MTYPLSEIEGLTAYSASKLKSQGIRTTEALLEAARTVKGRKALAAKTGISEQQLLEWANFSDYMRIPGMGKAKVGLVRAAGVTTVRELALRNPARLAQNMKDVNTKRKLVRVLPSERSVEQLIEQARKLPPMISY, encoded by the coding sequence ATGACATATCCCCTCTCCGAGATCGAAGGCTTGACCGCCTACTCTGCCTCGAAGCTGAAATCGCAGGGCATTCGCACCACGGAAGCGCTGCTGGAAGCCGCCCGCACGGTCAAGGGGCGTAAGGCGCTCGCAGCGAAGACCGGCATCAGCGAACAGCAACTGCTCGAATGGGCGAATTTTTCCGACTACATGCGAATTCCCGGCATGGGCAAGGCCAAGGTAGGCCTGGTGCGCGCGGCCGGTGTCACCACCGTGCGCGAACTCGCGCTCCGCAATCCGGCGCGGCTCGCCCAGAATATGAAAGACGTGAATACCAAGCGCAAACTGGTCCGGGTTCTGCCCTCCGAAAGATCGGTCGAACAACTGATCGAGCAGGCGCGCAAGCTTCCGCCGATGATCAGCTACTAA
- a CDS encoding NAD(P)-dependent oxidoreductase → MKVLVTGSSGHLGEALMRTLQAQRREAIGIDVLPGMFTQHVGSIADRAFVRRCMRGVTTVLHAATLHKPHVATHGRQDFVDVNISGTLNLLEEAVAAGVTAFVYTSTTSVFGDALVPPPGEPAAWITEDVTAVPKNIYGVTKAAAEDLCQLFARNHSLGVIVLRTSRFFPEEDDNRAIREAYTDANIKTSEFLYRRVDIEDVVSAHLLAINHAPSAGFAKYIISATTPFSRHDAAELRNDAPRVVRRCVPDYEAEFARRGWTMLPGIDRIYVNDRARAELGWQPRHDFRTLIARLRADEDIRSPLAREIGSKGYHDRDFREGPYPVE, encoded by the coding sequence GTGAAAGTACTGGTGACCGGCAGTTCCGGCCATCTCGGCGAGGCGCTGATGCGCACGTTGCAGGCGCAACGGCGCGAGGCCATCGGCATCGATGTTCTGCCCGGCATGTTCACCCAGCACGTCGGCTCGATCGCCGACCGGGCTTTCGTGCGGCGTTGCATGAGGGGTGTCACCACCGTGCTGCACGCCGCGACGCTGCACAAGCCGCATGTGGCAACACACGGCCGCCAGGATTTTGTCGACGTCAACATTTCAGGCACGCTCAATCTGCTCGAAGAAGCCGTCGCAGCCGGTGTCACGGCGTTTGTCTACACCAGCACCACCAGCGTGTTCGGCGATGCGCTGGTGCCGCCGCCGGGCGAGCCGGCGGCCTGGATCACCGAAGACGTCACGGCGGTGCCGAAAAATATCTACGGCGTCACCAAGGCGGCCGCGGAGGATCTGTGCCAGCTGTTCGCGCGCAATCATTCGCTTGGCGTCATCGTGCTGCGCACCTCGCGATTCTTTCCCGAAGAGGACGACAATCGCGCGATACGCGAGGCCTATACCGACGCCAACATCAAGACCAGCGAGTTCCTCTATCGCCGCGTCGATATCGAAGACGTGGTCAGCGCGCATCTGCTGGCGATCAATCACGCGCCATCGGCCGGTTTCGCGAAATACATCATCAGCGCCACCACGCCATTCTCGCGCCACGACGCGGCGGAACTGCGCAACGATGCGCCGCGTGTGGTCCGCCGTTGCGTGCCGGACTATGAGGCCGAATTCGCCCGGCGCGGCTGGACGATGCTTCCGGGCATCGATCGCATCTACGTCAACGACCGGGCGCGCGCCGAACTCGGCTGGCAGCCGCGCCATGATTTCCGCACGCTGATTGCGCGGCTGCGGGCCGATGAGGACATCCGCAGCCCACTCGCGCGCGAGATCGGCAGCAAGGGCTATCACGATCGCGATTTTCGTGAGGGACCCTACCCGGTGGAGTGA
- a CDS encoding DUF2267 domain-containing protein, with amino-acid sequence MDELIGRLASKAGIDSAVAEKTIGIVLGFLRNEGPSDKVQALIDQIPGAEAAIAASSSNGGFSRLMGGGLMAVGTRLMALGLGMSEIQNVARELFRFGRDKIGADQMGEIISGTPGLSQFA; translated from the coding sequence ATGGACGAATTGATTGGACGGCTGGCCTCCAAGGCCGGCATCGATAGCGCTGTCGCTGAAAAAACCATCGGCATCGTTCTCGGTTTTCTCCGTAACGAGGGACCCTCCGACAAGGTTCAGGCCCTGATCGACCAAATTCCGGGTGCCGAGGCTGCGATTGCGGCTTCCAGCAGCAATGGCGGATTCTCGCGGCTGATGGGCGGAGGCTTGATGGCGGTGGGCACCCGACTGATGGCGCTTGGTCTGGGCATGAGCGAGATTCAAAACGTGGCGCGTGAACTTTTCAGGTTCGGCCGCGACAAAATCGGAGCGGATCAAATGGGCGAAATCATTTCAGGGACGCCGGGCCTCAGCCAGTTCGCGTAA
- a CDS encoding helicase HerA-like domain-containing protein codes for MATSDNKTADTDEKIFIGKGEQTAWLTLALANRHGLVTGATGTGKTVSLQVMAEGFARAGVPVFAADIKGDLSGISEVGEAKDFILKRAGEMGLKFEPDQFSTVFWDVFGEQGHPVRATVTEMGPLLLSRMLDLNDVQEGVLNVAFRVADENGLTLIDMKDLRSLLDAIVPDGRKKGPDAEEDPFAEIRKVAQGYGNVSKATVGTIQRQLLVLENQGGTKFFGEPALALKDFMKTDSDGRGMVNILVADKLMESPRLYATFLLWLLSELFEELPEAGDLPKPKLVFFFDEAHLLFNDAPKALMDKIEQVVRLIRSKGVGVYFVTQNPIDVPDKVLAQLGGRVQHALRAFTPRDQKAVNAAAQTFRPNPKLDTARVIMELGKGEALVSFLEGGGTPTMVERVMIRPPTARIGPITPEERKAIMNKSPVKGKYDTPVDAESAYEMLQKRVAGTAAPADGADGGAGAGGGGILGQIGSIVGTIFGTNVKRGRLSTGQVIARDVTRSVTNKVVGGIVADLGKSVGGSLGGSVGRALVRGALGGLLRR; via the coding sequence ATGGCGACCTCCGATAACAAGACCGCCGATACCGACGAGAAGATTTTTATCGGGAAGGGCGAACAAACGGCCTGGCTGACGCTAGCGCTTGCCAATCGGCATGGCCTTGTCACCGGAGCGACCGGGACCGGCAAGACCGTGTCGCTGCAGGTGATGGCGGAGGGCTTTGCCCGCGCCGGTGTTCCCGTGTTCGCGGCCGATATCAAGGGTGACCTGTCCGGTATCTCCGAAGTCGGCGAGGCCAAGGACTTCATCCTCAAGCGCGCCGGAGAGATGGGCCTCAAGTTCGAGCCCGATCAGTTCTCGACGGTGTTTTGGGACGTGTTCGGCGAGCAGGGCCATCCGGTTCGCGCCACGGTCACGGAGATGGGGCCGTTATTGCTGTCGCGGATGCTCGATCTGAACGACGTGCAGGAGGGCGTCCTCAATGTCGCATTCCGTGTGGCGGATGAAAACGGCCTGACGCTGATCGACATGAAGGATCTGCGCTCGCTGTTGGATGCGATCGTTCCCGATGGCCGCAAGAAGGGCCCGGATGCCGAGGAAGATCCGTTTGCCGAGATCCGAAAGGTCGCGCAGGGCTATGGCAATGTCAGCAAGGCAACCGTCGGGACCATCCAGCGCCAGCTTCTGGTGCTGGAAAACCAGGGCGGAACGAAATTCTTCGGCGAGCCGGCGCTGGCGCTGAAGGATTTCATGAAGACCGACAGCGATGGTCGCGGGATGGTCAACATTCTGGTTGCCGACAAGCTTATGGAGAGCCCCAGGCTCTACGCCACCTTCCTGTTGTGGTTGCTGTCGGAACTGTTTGAGGAACTGCCGGAAGCCGGCGACTTGCCGAAGCCGAAACTGGTGTTCTTCTTCGACGAGGCGCATCTGTTGTTCAACGACGCGCCGAAGGCGCTGATGGACAAGATCGAGCAGGTGGTCCGCCTGATCCGCTCCAAGGGCGTCGGCGTCTACTTCGTCACACAGAATCCGATCGACGTGCCGGACAAGGTGCTGGCCCAATTGGGCGGTCGCGTGCAGCACGCGCTGCGTGCCTTCACGCCGCGTGACCAGAAGGCGGTGAATGCGGCGGCGCAGACCTTTCGGCCCAACCCCAAGCTCGACACTGCCCGCGTCATCATGGAACTCGGCAAGGGTGAAGCGCTGGTGTCGTTCCTCGAAGGCGGCGGCACGCCGACCATGGTCGAGCGCGTCATGATCCGGCCGCCGACGGCGCGGATCGGGCCGATCACGCCGGAAGAGCGCAAGGCGATCATGAACAAGAGCCCGGTCAAGGGCAAATACGACACCCCGGTCGATGCCGAATCCGCCTATGAGATGCTGCAGAAGCGCGTTGCCGGAACCGCGGCGCCTGCGGATGGAGCAGATGGCGGTGCGGGCGCCGGCGGTGGCGGGATCCTCGGCCAGATCGGTTCGATCGTTGGCACGATCTTCGGCACCAACGTCAAGCGCGGCAGGCTGTCGACCGGCCAGGTGATTGCGCGAGACGTTACGCGATCCGTCACCAACAAGGTGGTCGGCGGCATCGTCGCCGATCTCGGCAAGTCGGTCGGCGGATCGCTTGGCGGTTCGGTCGGGCGCGCGCTGGTGCGCGGCGCGCTCGGCGGCTTGCTGCGGCGGTAA
- a CDS encoding DUF308 domain-containing protein produces MMFVMLVAAIGLVLAGLLATGYGISIKEFSTGNTLIITGVMAVCTGAMMLALWMAVRELKTIARRLGTGVPEARGEARGEAMVRPGLPAATRDSAPANGGFPAAEQAGGPGPFSAPAPPAFSPPAPPPWQNEAVLRDHPIPEPMHPEPPSSASKPKRNLLFSSTSRKERERAQARSGEPLPPDLLSSDLRPRPPTVPPVETAEPQPASFDDAWPKAERAKPGESPPLRRSGRMSPTPTEANGGPARREDQPEVTVLKSGVVDGMAYSLYSDGSIEAQMPEGMMRFASIDELRAHLDQRS; encoded by the coding sequence ATGATGTTCGTTATGTTGGTCGCCGCGATCGGCCTCGTTTTGGCGGGCCTGTTGGCGACCGGCTATGGAATCTCGATCAAGGAATTCAGTACCGGCAACACGCTCATCATCACCGGTGTGATGGCTGTTTGTACCGGCGCGATGATGCTCGCGCTCTGGATGGCGGTCAGGGAACTGAAGACGATCGCGCGCCGGCTCGGCACTGGCGTGCCTGAAGCGCGCGGGGAGGCCCGAGGTGAGGCCATGGTGCGGCCGGGGCTTCCCGCCGCCACGCGGGATTCCGCCCCCGCCAATGGCGGCTTTCCGGCCGCCGAGCAGGCCGGCGGTCCCGGACCCTTCTCTGCACCGGCACCGCCTGCTTTCTCTCCACCGGCACCGCCGCCATGGCAGAACGAGGCTGTCCTGCGCGATCATCCGATTCCGGAACCGATGCACCCCGAACCGCCATCGTCGGCTTCGAAACCGAAGCGCAATTTGCTGTTTTCATCGACGTCGCGAAAAGAGCGCGAGCGTGCCCAGGCGCGGTCTGGCGAGCCGCTGCCGCCGGACCTGTTATCGTCGGACCTTCGCCCCAGGCCGCCCACCGTGCCGCCGGTCGAAACGGCCGAACCACAGCCAGCATCGTTCGACGATGCCTGGCCGAAAGCGGAACGCGCAAAGCCCGGTGAAAGTCCGCCGCTGCGGCGCAGCGGCCGCATGTCCCCGACGCCCACGGAAGCCAATGGCGGACCGGCGCGGCGTGAGGATCAGCCGGAGGTGACGGTGCTGAAATCGGGGGTTGTCGATGGCATGGCCTATTCGCTCTATTCCGACGGTTCGATCGAGGCCCAGATGCCGGAAGGGATGATGCGCTTCGCCTCGATCGATGAACTGCGCGCGCATCTCGACCAGCGGTCCTAG
- a CDS encoding ArnT family glycosyltransferase encodes MSSITTSALDTPARRSVERTCDDLAIFVLAVVTIVAGLTFRDYGLGWDDYTHAEYADLLLRMYGSGFKDTGALSFANLYMYGGGFDMAAALLHKVIPLELFETRRLLGAVVGVIGLAVTWRLARRVGGPLAGFATLLLLALCPTFYGHMFMNPKDAPFAVSMVILILGLVRLAEEYPAPSPRTILIVGLGAGLSIGCRILGGLALVYAIVGFVPLLIDDVRTQGGREAIRRFAHVVYVLLPGLVVGYLIMGLVWPWSIMEADHPFKALTYFSHFFEKPWKEMFDGALVSVPDMPWSYLPTLFALQLPEILLALLVAGVVGTFMSLSRGDVSARRKTMFLMLTLAATLPLVIAMVKRPALYNGIRHFVFVIPPMAVLAGVSFAWGMNWLKNNHRRWQPAALAVFSFGLLLPLSEMIRLHPYEYTHFNHLVGTVRGADSLFMLDYWGLALKQASDGLREELVERQESPPLGRKWKVAVCGPQRPAQVALGPDFTIGWDSQSADFAMTLGEFYCKGLTAPVMVEIKRDDVVFARVYDIRGRGISTLLAIPAP; translated from the coding sequence ATGTCATCGATCACGACTTCTGCCCTCGATACGCCCGCGCGGCGCTCGGTGGAGCGGACCTGCGACGACCTTGCCATTTTCGTGCTGGCGGTGGTCACCATTGTCGCGGGCCTGACCTTCCGTGACTACGGGCTCGGCTGGGACGACTACACGCACGCCGAATATGCCGATCTACTGCTGCGGATGTACGGTTCCGGCTTCAAGGACACCGGCGCGCTGTCATTCGCCAATCTCTATATGTATGGCGGCGGCTTCGACATGGCGGCGGCCCTGCTGCACAAGGTCATCCCGCTCGAACTGTTTGAAACGCGCCGCCTGCTCGGCGCCGTCGTCGGCGTCATCGGCCTGGCCGTGACCTGGCGGCTGGCGCGGCGCGTCGGCGGCCCGCTTGCCGGGTTCGCGACGCTGCTGCTGCTGGCGCTGTGCCCGACCTTCTACGGGCACATGTTCATGAACCCGAAAGACGCGCCGTTTGCCGTCTCGATGGTAATCCTGATCCTGGGCCTGGTGCGCCTCGCCGAGGAATATCCCGCGCCCTCGCCGCGAACCATCCTGATCGTCGGCCTCGGCGCCGGTCTCTCCATCGGCTGCCGGATTCTCGGCGGGCTGGCTTTGGTCTATGCGATCGTGGGCTTCGTGCCGCTGCTGATCGATGACGTTCGCACGCAAGGCGGGCGCGAAGCGATCCGCCGCTTCGCCCATGTCGTGTACGTGCTGCTGCCCGGCCTCGTGGTGGGATACCTGATCATGGGCCTGGTGTGGCCGTGGTCGATCATGGAGGCGGACCATCCCTTCAAGGCGCTGACCTACTTCTCGCACTTCTTCGAAAAGCCCTGGAAGGAAATGTTCGACGGCGCGCTGGTCTCGGTGCCTGATATGCCGTGGTCCTACCTGCCGACGCTGTTCGCGCTGCAGCTTCCCGAAATATTGCTCGCGCTTCTGGTCGCCGGTGTCGTCGGCACCTTCATGTCGCTGTCGCGCGGCGACGTCTCGGCCCGCCGCAAGACCATGTTCCTGATGCTGACGCTGGCGGCCACCCTGCCGCTGGTGATCGCGATGGTGAAGCGCCCGGCGCTCTACAACGGCATCCGGCATTTCGTCTTCGTCATCCCGCCGATGGCAGTGCTCGCCGGCGTATCGTTCGCCTGGGGCATGAACTGGCTCAAGAATAATCACCGCCGCTGGCAACCCGCCGCGCTGGCGGTGTTCTCGTTCGGCCTGCTGTTGCCGCTCAGCGAGATGATCCGCCTGCATCCGTACGAGTATACGCACTTCAATCACCTCGTCGGCACCGTTCGTGGCGCCGACAGCCTGTTCATGCTGGATTACTGGGGGCTGGCGCTGAAGCAGGCGTCCGATGGCCTGCGCGAAGAGCTGGTCGAGCGGCAGGAATCGCCGCCGCTGGGACGTAAATGGAAAGTCGCAGTGTGCGGCCCGCAGCGCCCTGCGCAGGTCGCGCTCGGCCCCGACTTCACGATCGGCTGGGACAGCCAGTCCGCCGACTTCGCGATGACGCTGGGCGAGTTCTACTGCAAGGGCCTGACCGCGCCCGTCATGGTGGAAATCAAGCGTGACGATGTCGTGTTCGCGCGCGTCTACGATATCCGCGGCCGCGGTATCTCGACGCTACTGGCAATCCCGGCGCCGTAA
- the folP gene encoding dihydropteroate synthase — protein MIAAKPRPTAATGPAGHPVLPALKSRPYPAVMGVLNVTPDSFSDGGQFAAPEPALAQARRMIAEGADIIDIGAESTRPYGSEPISADEELKRLQPVLPDVVALGIPVSIDSMKSAVVAWALHQGAAIANDIWGLQRDSGMAGLVAERGAPVIIMHNRDSADPAIDIMQDIADFFARSLDIAAKAGISPDKIVLDPGIGFGKTPEQSMTALARLGELQSFGLPLLIGASRKRFISTVTPSEPHQRLGGSIAAHLLAAQNGARIIRAHDVAETVQALRVTAAIREQG, from the coding sequence ATGATCGCAGCCAAGCCCAGACCCACCGCGGCGACCGGTCCGGCCGGTCATCCGGTGCTGCCTGCGCTAAAGTCCAGGCCCTATCCGGCGGTGATGGGCGTGCTGAATGTAACGCCCGATTCATTCTCGGACGGCGGGCAATTCGCCGCCCCTGAGCCCGCGCTGGCCCAGGCCCGGCGGATGATCGCCGAGGGCGCCGACATCATCGACATCGGCGCGGAATCCACCCGGCCCTACGGGTCGGAACCGATCTCGGCGGATGAGGAATTGAAGCGCCTGCAGCCGGTGCTGCCTGACGTCGTCGCGCTCGGCATTCCCGTGTCGATCGACAGCATGAAATCGGCCGTCGTCGCCTGGGCGCTCCATCAGGGCGCCGCCATCGCCAACGACATCTGGGGCCTGCAGCGCGATTCCGGCATGGCTGGCCTCGTCGCCGAGCGCGGCGCGCCCGTCATCATCATGCATAACCGCGATAGCGCCGATCCCGCCATCGACATCATGCAGGACATCGCCGATTTCTTCGCGCGATCGCTCGATATCGCGGCGAAAGCGGGAATTTCGCCTGACAAGATCGTGCTCGATCCCGGCATCGGCTTCGGCAAGACGCCCGAGCAGAGCATGACCGCGCTGGCGCGGCTCGGCGAGTTGCAGTCGTTCGGACTTCCACTGTTGATCGGCGCCTCGCGCAAGCGTTTCATCAGCACGGTGACGCCGTCGGAGCCGCATCAGCGCCTCGGCGGCTCGATTGCCGCACATCTGCTGGCGGCCCAGAACGGGGCGCGGATCATCCGGGCGCATGACGTCGCCGAGACCGTACAGGCGCTGCGCGTCACCGCCGCAATCAGGGAACAGGGATGA
- the folB gene encoding dihydroneopterin aldolase, producing the protein MSDTIFITGVVIHARHGVMEHETEVGQRFVIDLELSVNLSEASHTDHLSDTVSYASVVSTATAAFKNTNYKLLERAAGAVADAIFAAFARVDAVKVTVHKPHAPIAAIFEDVGVVLTRKRQSP; encoded by the coding sequence ATGAGCGATACTATCTTCATCACCGGTGTCGTCATCCATGCCCGCCACGGCGTGATGGAGCACGAGACCGAAGTCGGGCAGCGTTTCGTCATCGACCTCGAACTCTCCGTCAACCTGTCGGAAGCCTCGCACACCGATCACCTGTCCGACACCGTGTCCTACGCCAGTGTGGTTTCGACCGCGACGGCAGCGTTCAAGAACACCAATTACAAGCTCCTGGAGCGCGCCGCCGGCGCCGTTGCAGACGCGATATTCGCGGCGTTTGCGCGCGTCGACGCGGTCAAGGTCACCGTCCACAAGCCGCATGCACCAATCGCCGCGATCTTCGAGGATGTCGGCGTCGTGCTGACGCGCAAGCGGCAATCGCCCTGA
- a CDS encoding glycosyltransferase family 87 protein has product MLRYPSLRRPLDLLFLVCCIALTADVLVPEIWGNGKTKDYPLWFWAGQQVLQGRNLYPDDPAAYFEFIYPPLSAVLLAIPSWFGKIPLYLCLSFLNIVAWWMTAQFSHAMAGSGRKPGPWLEALPGFVTVTFVFDMFDLGQPNLVLLVLMLYGFWLLRDQRGWMAGCMFALATAIKVFPVAVLPYLVWRRQWAAAASMLVFIGVFLFVLPAPFRGFQHNVTELKTWYQGMVGSSSEKGFGQRDEQNWSWVNQSIIAVTHRLTRPVNYNQDDPSKPVRTMNFANLDFRTTNWIVLAISLAIGLGYLAVMPPASRRTERSDAEELGILFCLMTVASPLARQYYFLWLFFPITVLAHRGAYDHRPTVKTGTWVLLAVAGGLLCLSLPLFPIDLQAYGNNLAATILLTAGLVWHILHPPAADVALPQAAGELQLEVNNKAHSQG; this is encoded by the coding sequence GTGCTGAGATATCCATCGCTACGAAGGCCGCTCGATCTCCTGTTTCTGGTCTGCTGCATCGCGCTGACGGCCGACGTGCTGGTCCCGGAAATCTGGGGCAACGGCAAGACCAAGGACTATCCGCTGTGGTTCTGGGCGGGGCAGCAGGTGCTGCAGGGCAGGAATCTCTACCCCGACGACCCCGCCGCCTATTTCGAATTCATTTATCCGCCGCTGTCGGCGGTGCTGCTCGCGATCCCGAGCTGGTTCGGCAAGATCCCGCTCTATCTCTGCCTGTCGTTCCTCAACATCGTCGCGTGGTGGATGACGGCGCAGTTCTCGCACGCGATGGCGGGATCGGGGCGCAAGCCCGGGCCGTGGCTGGAAGCGCTGCCGGGCTTCGTCACCGTCACCTTTGTGTTCGACATGTTCGACCTCGGCCAGCCGAACTTGGTCTTGCTGGTGCTGATGCTTTACGGATTCTGGCTGCTGCGGGATCAGCGCGGATGGATGGCGGGATGCATGTTTGCGCTTGCTACCGCCATCAAGGTGTTCCCGGTGGCGGTGTTGCCTTATCTGGTGTGGCGAAGGCAGTGGGCGGCGGCCGCGAGCATGCTGGTGTTCATCGGCGTGTTTCTGTTCGTGCTGCCGGCGCCGTTTCGCGGCTTCCAGCACAATGTCACGGAGCTGAAGACCTGGTACCAGGGCATGGTGGGGTCGAGTTCGGAGAAGGGGTTCGGACAGCGCGACGAGCAGAACTGGTCGTGGGTCAACCAGTCGATCATCGCGGTGACGCACCGGCTGACGCGGCCGGTGAACTACAATCAGGATGATCCGTCAAAGCCGGTGCGCACGATGAATTTCGCCAATCTCGATTTCAGGACGACGAACTGGATCGTGCTGGCGATCTCGCTGGCGATCGGGCTCGGATATCTCGCCGTCATGCCACCCGCGTCGCGCCGGACCGAGCGGTCGGATGCCGAGGAACTCGGCATCCTGTTCTGTCTGATGACGGTCGCTTCACCGCTGGCTCGCCAATATTACTTTCTGTGGCTGTTCTTTCCGATCACCGTGCTGGCCCATCGCGGGGCGTATGATCACAGGCCGACGGTCAAGACCGGCACATGGGTGTTGCTAGCCGTGGCGGGCGGTTTGTTGTGCCTCTCGCTTCCGCTGTTTCCGATCGACCTGCAGGCGTATGGCAATAATCTCGCCGCCACCATCCTGCTGACGGCGGGGCTGGTCTGGCACATATTGCATCCGCCTGCCGCGGATGTCGCCTTGCCTCAGGCCGCGGGCGAGCTACAACTTGAGGTCAACAACAAGGCCCACAGCCAAGGGTAA